The window GGATCGCGCGTGAGAACGGCGTCCGGCTGTCGTTCGTCGGCGGCGCGGCGAGCCTGCACGTCGCCGAGGGCGGCCCGCGGCTGTTCGACACCCCGGAGTTCCCGGATGAGTACAAGGAAGAAGCGGGCAGCCACGCGGAGGTGCTCGGCCTGCTGCGCGAGCAGCCGGAGGGCCTGGACTGGTTCTACGTCAGCCCCGCCGCCGAGTTCGGTGCCTGGACCCCGGGCGAGCGCAAGGGCGAGTTCCGGCTCGGCGGCGACGTCCTGGTGACCGACGAGAACGGCAAGTCGCACATCGGCGGCGACGACTTCGCGATCGCGTACGTCGACGAGATCGAGCAGCCGAAGCAC of the Amycolatopsis sp. NBC_01488 genome contains:
- a CDS encoding NAD(P)-dependent oxidoreductase, producing the protein MAKLVVFGATGYAGGKIGAEALRRGHEVVGVARHAGSVPEGVDERQGSLHDEEFVAQVAKDADVIVVATPARAIDGKKLIDAVPSLARIARENGVRLSFVGGAASLHVAEGGPRLFDTPEFPDEYKEEAGSHAEVLGLLREQPEGLDWFYVSPAAEFGAWTPGERKGEFRLGGDVLVTDENGKSHIGGDDFAIAYVDEIEQPKHHRARFTVAY